The window TCACAAGTTTAAATGAAATTGATTCATGAGAAACATTTAACcggttaccattttttttttacaaaatcagTTAAACATGAGTATCCAGATACCCATtcgaaaaaaattgtttatattaGATATCGGATTTTTAGATGGGATAATTTGTAAATTACTCCATTAAtagtttgaaatttgaaaagtacatcatctattttattttttgaaaactacacttttCTAAATATGAATTGACATTTTTACCCAAATTAGAATTCATTAATTGAAATATaaattcgaaattaataaaaataatattattataattatttatgtttaagaTAAATATGTGTGTtgagataaatattttattttaccatttaaaattttacaagaTAAGGATATGATATAACAACAGAACGTTAGAATTATATTGAAACTATAATCATGGaaacaaaaatcatttaaatttcCATAGCAACATACGAAAGTAACATGTTGTAGTCGTTTATGTTGTTGTTATTAATTTGCATTGGGAGGAAATAAGCAGTGTCTTGTGGAGGAAGCAACATCATGTTTAAACAATGATGTTTTGGAAAGTTTCCTGCTTATACAGCCATATCTATGCATCTTCATGGTACCATTCTACAAACATTACAGCAAAAGGCTgagaaaaaaggaaactaacTCCAGCAATTCATAGTCCATCAAGACGCATAAACGACACTTACGTCGAACTTGAACAAAAGTGGAATTCTTCAAAGGTATATGTTGttagtgatagaaagaaaaccaataaatgaaatcataaaacgaaaaattaagttctcatgaaatgaaaaaaattattcaatgaaaataaaaccaaaatctaaaaatttcaagtcTCAACCGCCACtttcaaccatcaaccttcatgtagtAGATAGTTATTGTAGATGTTTAATAatatcttagtgtattttggctACATAtcaggaattgagatcatgtttggtacaagttcttttttggcattttgaatgtttcgggttctattgGATATCCATTTaatttcgggttcggttcggataatactcataacccgaaataccataaaacaagatccattcggtatttatgtcgggttccgatcggttcggattcatttttatcggatcgggttcggttcggattttcgggttcggtttatttgcccagccctataGAAGAACATCTATCTCTCCAGAACTTATTGATCTGTACATCACCAGGCTTTCTTGAAAAGCGGAGTCCATTCTGCCAATATCTGAAGcatctttcttttctcttataTCTTATGGAATTCTCATGTCTTGCTTTGAATTCTCTTTCGGAAGTtcatagacaaaaaaaaacacagatttCCTACTTGCCTCCACTCAGCCAAATCACACAGCAAAACCACAATTGTCTTTGCTTCTACTCGCGCAGAGAGAAGCATCAAGTGAAATAGTCATAGTATTGACTTATCGGGTGTGACCAGCAAGAGTCGACCTAAGCCAACAGTTCGAGACGTTCTGCACTTATACGATTTTGTATAGACTAGCGTTAGCGTTGTATCACCAAAACTCATAGTTGAGACGTTCTAAATCATTACCCAACCTATCTATACCAAAATCTTCATGAACCATCTGAACCATATCTTCAAACTTCAAACCttttttaatgttatataaTTTTCCTCTTTTTTTGTATTCAACCTGAAATTCCAGGATTCTTTATTCACCTTCCTCTCTCCAAAAACTCCAGTTATATGCAGTATGATTTTcctaaaagaaaaactatttgaaataaaatagaaacataaatttaatttatgaatTAACAAACCCCTGATGagattagagaaaaaaaaagttctttcaTACATGGAGGGGAAgataaagagaagaagaataCGAGACGTTGACTTGTCTCGaaggtttttttttcagaaatgtaaaatgtttataatataTCAAAAAGAATATTGTTTGGATAttctaaagatttttttttgaaaacatctGTTTGTTAAAACCGTTACTTTGAGgataaaataattatgatgataaataattaagaaatattgaaattgggcaattaagtaaatttatatatatcaaagtgtatctatactatactaaaagggggatataagccatggagagggtgtctacataggatagaaaaatcaaccaatcagagaacccgaaattgccatgtcatctctttttttcgtaaaaaataaaaaaacaatgcgaaggtgagaatcgaaccagggttagtatgatatatatataggacagttaccactaagccattgaaactttcttggacacatatacaagaaccactaagtatataatcacaaactcttatgtacatttacaataatatgaattcaactttcaagactccgatactttgttttgtaaaaaaaaaataagtaagtgactaagctaatatattcttagaaagtgtgagaacgttgacaaatatgaaaaagcatagatttttgttttcgtgacaaagttaagaattttgtaaaagtaagtttcacatataaattttcgtgacaaatatgaaaaaacatagatttttgtaaaattttgacaaaacaactcataacatacttctctaatgtcttaataaaatattatttaagggtgcaataattaaatatattaattcaataaattttgtaatttatagacaaaacaataacacaacaaattttgaaacatttgtttaacctatcgattttttttcatgagaaccaactaaacaagataaaaaaataattagatttacaaatatttaattaccattttattcaattttgattaatttcaaattatcataatgtatctttttgaagttacaaatatgaaaaagcatagatttttgtacaatttgacaaaacaactcaaaacatatttttctaatgtcttaataaaatattatttaaggatgcaataattaaatatattaattcaataaattttataatttatagacaaaacaataccacaacaaattttgaaacatttgtttaaccaatcgatttttttttcatgagaatccaactaaacaattagatttacaaatatttaattaccattttattcaattttgattcattttaaattgtaataaggtatctttttgaagttacaaaaaaataatgttctttctttattacactagcattatatatagattctatatacacaaaataaatataatataacaacataaatttactttccccgattcatatgaaaactttttaagttatccaccaaagcaaattaattaaatcaatgaaattgttaaaatacagcaaattaatatataattttattttaaattaaattatttaaaaagtgtattttcgttaaaacaaaataataaataagtaaaactgatttgatggtaatttttatgatatatatatatatatatatcaattctgtgaaagaaatagaaggttaatatggaaaaaaatcttaaatacaaaaacctctaaaaattaacaaaaaaactaataaattaaactatgatatcacttaaaagcttcttagaccatattaataaaatatttaagcgataattagacaaatttgatttttttttccagctaaaagtttattattaattagcatcagttacttcaagatgtttaagaaatggtggacaaaaaaataggatggacattaatgatatatgaactatgaatagtactttgtgaagcagacttagataacatatatgcacatacattttcagtcctttttgatgcctaaattcaatttcttcagagtaattattccacaaatagatcgtatgagatattgttttgatatgtagatttgttttttcaatgttaagaagattgataactgtaaaaatgtctcattcgtatatgatatgtctataaccgagtccccaacatgagacaagtttgtttaagaagtaaataattttatttttcttatattatataataaatatatattatttactgataataaaaatatagttattcatctatcacaaatatctatgcaaatatgtgaatcaagtacaacaatcaaacaacataatgatttccacaaagaaaatttaaaaaatatatttatgttatgtagtcatattttatattttttaaataatataatacaatattatacattattttttagaattgagaaatacatataatatcttatccgcgcgtagcgcggttaaaaaatctagtttttctaaaaacttaaacaatggtttagttttcaaattaactagattttgatccgcgcttagaaagcgcggatttgtttgtttttcatttattgatcGAAAACTGATTTACAAACtaccattatttttgtttcgaaccataacaattgagtttttatgcttttatcatttgttttttttttcttttcaaaatatgGTATTTCTTCGAAATATGGTAGTTGAtctataataatgtttgagttttaagatttgttttcatatccgaCCTAGATTCATGGTTGAACTTATAGACCCGATATATTGTATATAATCCGGTTCGGatttaatcaaaaatttgttaattaaaaatccGATATACCccggtaaaaacaaaaaaactcacTATTAACCTGCGATATGATACCATTGATCcgacaaaacataaaatatctgatagtattttttaaaaaatgattaaattactcatatattttttaatattacataaattagtaattccttagaatttgatgaaattttattatgtcatccaaataaaaaatgataatataaaaaaacttattaatatgacaatattagtttatttttcgtTATTGATAACCTattataagtttgtgtttttatttcagatttaaaaatttattttaagatagtttttaaaatattattgaacactcgtaattgtcatatcaatattatgtataaaatgacataatacatgaaaaaatgatattcagatatgtatataatatatgatgtaggatataggattttggtttatattgaaaatctgtataatattcaaatgatctattttaaatattgatatatatctatttaagaaaataatattgtcatgtttgttaatttatttataggtCATAATACatttatacttatattaaatttaaagttagtatatcttttaaatatatatatataggcccATTATTTATAGATTCATTTAAGTGTATCTGTAGGCTTAAAACCAAAAGACTTAAATgccattaatgaattttattaatattttgtaaaaataaattatatttttgagaaaACTGCAATTTTTATTAAGGGTATAATTTGGgaataattctattttaatggtattgattaaaaaaaatcatatttcaattttataatGTCTGCTATAATTGTTCCTATTTcagatatattttattatattaaatgaaattcataagttttttgttttgttatggtGAACAAACTAATtagaactatttttatatatttaaactgatatttaaatatgtacataaatatatgttttgattGCAGTTTCATTATTGATGCTATAAGGATTTGTTCAGTTACCATTAAATGATAATGAAAATGTTATATAGCATAAAACAAATTGCGTTTAAAATGACAATAGTAGTATATTATTTATTGACGAACTTTTATTGAACGatcattatttaataaattttaatatggcAATGAAGATTCGGAGAAGAAATAGGAACACACATTTCTTGTTGTAACATCTTAGTTTAATTAGTTGTGTATAATAGAGTAATTAATGAAAGTAATAAATAGTAGGACCAAAAATAATTAGTTAATGAGTAGgtgcaacaattttttttaagtagattttttaggactccttctcttttaatagtattgatatcaTATCTAAGTGTATTTCTCCAAATTTTCcctttttagatttaaaataaactTCATTCATACCGGATCCAgataaatttgtaagaatttaaaaaaaaattaaaataactcATGTATTTAGAAATGTCATcaactaatttataaaaattaaaaattaacatcTCCACGAACATGCTGTAGTTAGTTAGCATTATTTAGACAACAATTGTTGTTTCTTTAAGTTGAGTATTATTTCACATATCTTAAGCTCTTGTAAAGGATTTGACGTTGCTATGTTGACACTCAGAAACAGCATACCTTATTTcgtttaatatattataaagtaTGTATATCTGAAAATATGCATATCTGTTTTATGTTTCTATCAAAAAGATAAAGGGAATGAGGATCGCTGGATGCGTTATCCGGTCGGTGAACGATCGTGAATCACACTCAAAAGTAACAATACATAGACCAAAACTAGGCACCACACCACTTGTATTGTATGTTCTCTCTCTACCAGTCTACCACCCCCTCGAGCTTTACTTGTCCTTATCACTTCCCTTTTTCATCTTAGTTGTCTCATTCTAATAGTTAGTGGTTCTCTTCCTAAGTTTAATCACCAACCGCGtgtgttttcaaaaaaaaaaaaaaaaaaaaaaaaaatcaccaacCGCGTCACTCCTGCCGAACGCCGACCTTTTCCATTCTCTCTTTCActattattttcacaaaaacgAAACATTTTTATCTACGTCATTGTATCATTTCAACTTTAATCCCAACAGCATCACTTAACACTGCTCCTCAGTCCTTTGATGATTTTTGTTACTTTACACATTTGCTTGACCTCATCCACATGCCCTTGCCTCACACCAAACTATCTTAGCACTAGCAGTAACTATTCTAACTCATACAAAATACAACCAATATGCTTTACAATACATATATAGTAgtactatatttatatatcaccAAATTTAATAGTATTTACACTTTATGgtctatcattttttttttgctaaattataAATATCATTAACTGAATAATGAAAGTTTGATTACAATAGAAATTGAAATCCAAGATTGCTCAAAGAGCTGATCTGATCCTAGAAGccgcaaaaaaaaagtaaaagaaccTACAACATCCATAAAAGATCTAAGGATATTGCAACAATACACTTAGAACTAAAGCTTAGCAACAAGTATCAACTAATTTCCTAACTCAAGCGCTTCCTAAACTCTTTGCTGATCGAAACCTGCAGAGAGAGGAGTTTGGCTAAACGGGGACGGTTTGCCGAAGACTAACCCGAAGGTTTCTCGAGCTGCGACGACGGAGAGCCTAGCTTACACTCCGGTGCTAGCTGAGGAGGGACTTCGTTGAAACCAAACCCAATACCACTCGGAAAGTAGCTGTCTAACTTGCCAAGATGTCTTCACTTGAAATAGAGCACATGAAACGATGGTCAATCATATTAAGAAAAGATGTAATGATATAAGGTCTTCTTTGGTACTATAggaaattcaaatattttgattattgaAGTTATCATAATTAAAAGCCGTTGTCAACTTTTTAATTCGTATTAATAGTGTatactataaatttatatacattGTAGACCAACCAACACCTACAACGTTAAATGTTCCTCTTTTAGCTTCTTTATCCTTATTTTTAAATCTACATAATATACTgctaatttaaaattatagtaCACTAATCAAAGCATTCACACCACCTTTCGGACATTGGGACAGAACTAAAAAGCCATTTTAGTTTATGCTCGATTTCTGGAACACGAGGAAAATACAAGACATTCTCCAGTCTCGTGTTCTTCACCgcttttcaatttttaaatcttGAAACTTCTTCCTTCCTCTTCTCCAAATCCACCGTAGTGATTTTTGAAAGAAGCAACTTCAGCTCTGTTCTTGTTCAACCCAAAGTTTTCAACTTGAGCTCTGTTCTGCTTACATCTGAGCTCGTTTTAGTAATAAAGTTCAGATTTTTATTTCTTGGGTCATTAGTTTAGGGATGCTGTCCAAAAGTGTTTTTGCTGTCTCTTTCGCACTTATTTTGCTATACATAAACTTGTTCATCGAAGTCGACGGGATTGGTGTGAACTGGGGCTCACAGGCAAGTCACCCGCTACCTCCAGCGACGGTGGTGAGGCTTCTCCAGGCTAACGGAATCCGAAAGGTGAAACTTTTCGAGGCCGACACGAAGATTCTCGGAGCTTTAAGTCGGTCGGGGATTCAAGTTATGGTCGGAATCCCAAACGACTTACTTGCTCCTATAGCTGCAAGCGTTGCAGTCGCAGAGAGATGGGTCTCTCAGAACGTCTCTGCTCATGTCTCCTCCAATGGCGTCGATATCAGGTTCGTTGTTCTTATGCCCTAAAGCTTCAATCTTTAGACAGTTTGTGAGTAAAAATAGAAACTTTGAAGTTCATCTTGGTCACTGTGTTTACTTGTGCTTATGCCTAAAGCTTCAATCTTTAGAGTTTTGATTACAGTTTGTGAGTAAAGATAGAAACTTTTAAGACAATCTTCTTGGTCACTGTGTTGACTTGTGCTTATGCCTAATGCTTCCATCTTTAGACAGTTTGTGAGTAAAGATAGAAACTTTGAGGTTCATCTTGGTCACTGTGTTGACTTGTGCTTATGCCTAAAGCTTTAATCTTTAAGACTTTTGATTACAGTTTGTGAGTAAAGATAGAAACTTTTAAGACAATCTTGGTCCTAAGCAAAAGAGGTTGAAGTTTACAAACTGTGTTGACTTGTGCTTATGCTCTAAAGCTTCAGTCTTTTAGAGTTCTGATTACAGTTAAGTGAGTAAAGATAGAAACTTTGAAGACAATCTTCTTGGTCACTGTGTTGACTTGTGCTTATGCCTAAAGCTTCAATCTTTAGACTTTTGATTACAGTTTCTGAGTAAAGATAGAAATTTTGAAGACAATCTTCTTGCTCACTGGTGTTGACTTGTGATATTGCCTAAAGCTTCAATCTTTTAAGACTTTTGATTACAGTTTGATGAGTAAAGACAAAAACTTTGACTTGTTCTGTTGTGTTGacttgtgtttgtgtgtgtctaaACGTTAGGTACGTGGCAGTTGGTAACGAGCCATTTCTAAAGGCATTCAACGGAACATTCGAGGACATAACACTCCCCGCTCTCCAGAACATACAATCAGCTCTCATCAAAGCCGGTTTAGCCACCCTGGTCAAAGTCACAGTCCCTCTCAACGCAGACGTGTACCAAAGCGCCTCCAACCTCCCTTCAGACGGAGACTTCAGACTCGAAATCCGCGACCTCATGATCAGCATCGTCAAGTTCCTAAGCGACAACCAAGCTCCCTTCACCATCAACATCTACCCTTTCATCAGTCTCTACAACGACCCTCACTTCCCCGTGGAGTTCGCCTTCTTCGACGGCACAGGTGATCCCATAAACGACAATGGCAGAGTCTACGACAACGTCCTCGACGCGAACTACGATACATTGGTCTGGTCCTTGCAGAAGAACGGGTTTGGTAACTTGTCCATCATCGTTGGGGAGGTCGGGTGGCCTACTGATGGAGATAAGAACGCTAACATGCAGTACGCACGGCGGTATAATCAAGGGTTCATGAACCGTCAGAGAGCTGGGAGAGGCACGCCTATGAGACCTGGTCCTATGGACGCTTACTTGTTTAGCCTTATCGACGAAGACGCCAAGAGCATTCAGCCAGGGAACTTTGAGAGACACTGGGGGATGTTTTACATCGATGGACGGCCTAAGTATCAGCTCAGCCTTCTTGCTAACGGTAATGGGTTGATCCCAGCGAAGGATGTGCATCATATGGGGAAGAAATGGTGTGTTCTTGCGCCGTCGGCTAGTCTTGAGGATCCTCAGCTGGGACCGAGCGTTGGATACGCTTGTGATCATGCTGATTGCACTAGTCTTGGGTATGGCTCGTCGTGTGGTGGCTTGGATTTGGCGCAGAATGTTTCGTATGCGTTTAATAGTTATTACCAGGTGAGTGACCAGCTGGAGAGTGCGTGTAAGTTCCCTGGGGGTATATCTATGATCGTTACTAGGGATCCTTCTTTTGGGAGTTGTCAGTTTAAGATAATGATCAAGTCAGATTCTTCAGGTGGTGAAGCAAGTACCAAGATGTGTTTAACAAGATCAGTGGCAGTGTTGTTACTCTTGTTGATGTGTATGTATATTGTTCTATGATGGTTTTTTGATTGTTTATTCTTCTGTTTTAAAGAAAACTTTGGTGTTTATTGAGAAATTATTAAAAGAAACATTGAGATTTATGTATCACTTATCTTAAAGTATCCGGATCCTTATCTGGcggatccataattttattattcttatCCGGATCTGTGTCGGATATCcttctaaaaattataatattcgGTAGATATCCGGATTTGGttccttaaaataaataaaaaataatattaatatatatatatatatatatatataaaaatattaacaataattaaaaaataaaaatatatataatgtatttaattatttttatgtataatattacaaaatttacataaaatttatatatactattataaaaataaaaatatattaaataaaattaatttacataaaaatatattactatttttgaaattgaCAGATCCAACATTTTACTATCTGAATTTGGATTCGGCCCCTCCGAATATTCGGATTTTCGAATCGAACTGGATCGAATGTCGAATTGAATCTAGTAACccaaaaatggaaaaagaaaaATCCAGATCTCGGATAAAAGTCTTGCTACTTACCTGTCTGGTCACTTCTCCGTTTATTACCAGAGACTAACTCCAACTATGGGCCTATTTATTGAAATGGGCTTTTTAAAGCCCATCGCTTGAAATATTGACCTATATAAAGTCCCACTCTTAAAATAcgggtttagggtttgtttcGTAAAAAAACGGGTCGGGTTATGTTTTAGTATCATAGTCAGTTCAGCTTCGTCGTCTCGTCTCCACCTGCCACCTTCTTACTACTCCACAAGCTTCCTTCTTTTTTTGTGCTCTTCCTCGAAACGAACTTCTAATTTCCACGATCCCAACGTTTATTTCAATGGACGAACAAGGGGACGATGCCGAGGTCCGTAATCCAACGGCTGTTACGGCGGAGACGGAAAATTCAATCGGCGGACCTGACCATGAAGAAGGACAACAGGAGGAGGACGACGAAGTAACGGCTATTGCGGCGGAGGTTGCGGCGGAACAGAAGGAAGAAGACGAGCTTATAGAGAAGGCGCAGAAGCTCATGGATAGCATCACCGCCGGTGCTAATAACCCTAATCCTACTATCCTCCACGCTCTTAGCCATCTCCTCGAGTCCAAAGAGTCTCTGTAGGATGCTGCTTTCACACTCTCTTCTTGATTTGTTCATTTTTATAGCTTAAAGCTTGCCGCTTTCTTTCTTGTGTCCGCAGGTTTGTAAAGGTGAGTGAGTTCTACTCCAATGATCGCAGTAATCATATCAGTGGCAATCTGTGTAATCTCATCAGAGTAAGTCCTTTTGATGAATCAGTCATTGCTGCTTTAGTTAGTAGCttctttcttcttattttgCTTTCTTGATGTTTACAGGAGAATGATGAGTTTTTTGAACTGATTTCCTCAAATTTTCTTACTGAGGATACTTACTCAACCGCGGTTAAGGCAGCCTCCGTAAGGCTGCTAGTGAACTGTTCGCTTACTTCCATGGTAAGAGTTTGCTCCTTTCTTTTACGCTTAGCAGCTCGTTGGAAATCTTTGGTTCGTGATGCAATGCTCTCTTTTTTTATCTGTCTTACAGTATCCTTATGTTTTCGACGATGCTGTTATGGATAAATTTAAAAACTGGGTCTTGGATGAGTCGGTCAAGTTTCCTGGTGAACACTCTGGCAGCAAAGAGGCCTCAGATGCTGAGATGTTGAAGACTTATTCCACAGGACTTCTCGCTATCTCTCTGACGAGGTACatctgattaaaatattttcatttgttgTCTCTTTTTGAT of the Brassica rapa cultivar Chiifu-401-42 chromosome A03, CAAS_Brap_v3.01, whole genome shotgun sequence genome contains:
- the LOC103862032 gene encoding glucan endo-1,3-beta-glucosidase 5, whose amino-acid sequence is MLSKSVFAVSFALILLYINLFIEVDGIGVNWGSQASHPLPPATVVRLLQANGIRKVKLFEADTKILGALSRSGIQVMVGIPNDLLAPIAASVAVAERWVSQNVSAHVSSNGVDIRYVAVGNEPFLKAFNGTFEDITLPALQNIQSALIKAGLATLVKVTVPLNADVYQSASNLPSDGDFRLEIRDLMISIVKFLSDNQAPFTINIYPFISLYNDPHFPVEFAFFDGTGDPINDNGRVYDNVLDANYDTLVWSLQKNGFGNLSIIVGEVGWPTDGDKNANMQYARRYNQGFMNRQRAGRGTPMRPGPMDAYLFSLIDEDAKSIQPGNFERHWGMFYIDGRPKYQLSLLANGNGLIPAKDVHHMGKKWCVLAPSASLEDPQLGPSVGYACDHADCTSLGYGSSCGGLDLAQNVSYAFNSYYQVSDQLESACKFPGGISMIVTRDPSFGSCQFKIMIKSDSSGGEASTKMCLTRSVAVLLLLLMCMYIVL